A single region of the Lysinibacillus sp. B2A1 genome encodes:
- a CDS encoding alpha-ketoacid dehydrogenase subunit beta, which yields MAQMTMIQAITDALRTELKNDENVLVFGEDVGVNGGVFRATEGLQKEFGVDRVFDTPLAESGIGGLAIGLSLQGFRPVPEIQFFGFVYEVMDSISGQLARLSYRSGGVYNAPVTIRSPFGGGVHTPEMHSDSLESLMTAQPGLTVVVPSTPYDAKGLLISSIRNDNPVIFLEHLKLYRSFREEVPEEAYEIPLGKADVKREGKDLTIVAYGLMVHESLKAAEELEKEGHSVEVIDLRTIQPIDIETIIASVEKTGRAIVVQEAQKQAGIAANVVAEITERAILSLEAPVLRVAAPDTVYPFPQAEGVWLPNYKDVMETAKKVLTF from the coding sequence ATGGCACAAATGACAATGATTCAAGCAATTACAGATGCACTTCGCACAGAATTAAAGAATGATGAAAACGTTCTTGTATTCGGGGAAGATGTAGGTGTCAACGGTGGTGTATTCCGTGCAACTGAAGGCTTGCAGAAAGAATTTGGTGTGGACCGTGTATTTGATACACCTCTAGCAGAATCAGGTATTGGTGGCTTAGCTATTGGTCTTTCTCTGCAAGGTTTCCGTCCTGTTCCTGAAATCCAGTTCTTCGGCTTTGTTTATGAAGTGATGGATTCAATTAGTGGTCAGTTAGCACGTCTGAGCTATCGTAGTGGTGGTGTCTATAATGCACCAGTAACAATTCGATCTCCATTTGGCGGTGGAGTACATACACCAGAAATGCACTCAGATAGTTTAGAGAGTTTAATGACAGCACAACCAGGGTTAACTGTTGTTGTACCATCTACACCATATGATGCTAAAGGCTTACTGATTTCATCTATTCGAAATGATAACCCAGTAATTTTCTTAGAGCATTTAAAACTATACCGTTCATTCCGTGAAGAGGTGCCTGAGGAAGCATATGAAATTCCACTAGGCAAGGCGGATGTAAAACGTGAAGGTAAGGATTTAACGATTGTTGCCTATGGTTTAATGGTACATGAAAGCTTAAAGGCTGCAGAAGAGCTTGAAAAAGAAGGTCACTCTGTAGAGGTTATAGACTTACGTACGATTCAACCGATTGATATTGAAACAATTATTGCATCTGTTGAAAAAACAGGTCGTGCAATCGTTGTACAAGAAGCGCAAAAACAAGCAGGTATCGCTGCAAATGTAGTAGCAGAAATCACAGAGCGCGCTATTTTAAGCCTAGAAGCTCCTGTACTTCGTGTGGCTGCACCAGATACTGTGTACCCATTCCCACAAGCTGAAGGTGTTTGGTTACCGAACTATAAAGATGTAATGGAAACAGCGAAAAAAGTTTTAACATTCTAA
- a CDS encoding branched-chain alpha-keto acid dehydrogenase subunit E2 — protein MAFEFRLPDIGEGIHEGEIVKWFVKAGDTVKEDDILCEVQNDKAVVEIPSPVEGTVEEVLVGEGTVAVVGDVLIRFDAPGYEDLKLKGDDHAEAKTEAQVQATAESGQNVEKAPVNEEKSLVKAETVVDDTKRVIAMPSVRKFARDNDVNIHVVQGTGKNGRILKEDIENFLKGGGTIEAEAASLETAEAAIQQDTTAPATPVVLEGEFPETREKMSGIRKAIAKAMVHSKQTAPHVTLMDEVDVTALVAHRKKFKDIAAEKSVKLTYLPYVVKALISTLREFPEFNRSLDDATQEIIQKHYYNIGIAADTEKGLLVPVIKHADRKSVFAVSNEINELATKARDGKLAPHEMKGASMSITNIGSAGGQWFTPVINHPEVAILGIGRISEKPVIKNGEIVAAPVLALSLSFDHRMIDGATAQNALNHLKRLLSEPELLLMEA, from the coding sequence ATGGCATTTGAATTTAGATTACCAGATATCGGTGAGGGTATTCACGAAGGCGAAATCGTGAAATGGTTCGTCAAAGCTGGCGATACAGTAAAAGAAGATGATATTCTTTGCGAAGTGCAAAATGATAAAGCAGTAGTTGAAATCCCTTCACCAGTTGAAGGAACGGTAGAAGAAGTTTTAGTAGGAGAAGGGACAGTTGCGGTTGTTGGCGATGTTTTAATCCGATTTGATGCACCAGGCTATGAAGACTTAAAGCTAAAAGGTGACGATCATGCTGAAGCAAAAACAGAAGCACAAGTTCAAGCAACTGCTGAATCTGGTCAGAACGTAGAGAAAGCTCCTGTAAATGAGGAGAAGTCTCTGGTGAAGGCAGAGACAGTTGTTGATGACACAAAACGTGTGATTGCAATGCCTTCTGTACGTAAATTTGCACGTGATAACGATGTAAATATCCATGTAGTTCAAGGAACTGGCAAAAATGGTCGAATCCTAAAAGAAGATATTGAAAACTTCTTAAAAGGTGGAGGTACTATAGAAGCTGAAGCAGCATCTTTAGAAACAGCAGAAGCAGCAATTCAGCAAGATACAACTGCTCCAGCTACACCAGTAGTTCTTGAAGGAGAGTTCCCAGAAACACGTGAGAAAATGTCAGGTATTCGAAAAGCGATTGCAAAAGCAATGGTACACTCGAAACAAACGGCTCCACATGTTACACTAATGGATGAAGTCGATGTAACAGCTCTTGTAGCACATCGTAAAAAATTCAAAGATATCGCTGCTGAAAAAAGTGTTAAATTAACATACTTACCATATGTAGTAAAAGCCCTTATTTCAACTTTACGTGAATTCCCAGAATTTAATCGCTCATTAGATGATGCAACACAAGAAATTATTCAAAAGCATTACTACAATATCGGTATTGCAGCAGATACAGAAAAAGGCTTGCTAGTACCAGTTATTAAGCATGCTGATCGTAAATCTGTTTTTGCAGTATCAAATGAAATTAATGAACTAGCGACGAAAGCGCGTGATGGCAAGCTTGCACCTCATGAAATGAAAGGTGCTTCCATGTCGATTACGAACATTGGCTCTGCTGGAGGACAATGGTTTACACCGGTAATTAATCATCCTGAAGTAGCAATTTTAGGTATTGGTCGAATTTCAGAAAAACCTGTAATAAAAAATGGTGAAATTGTAGCCGCACCTGTGTTAGCATTATCATTGAGCTTTGATCATCGTATGATCGATGGAGCCACTGCGCAAAATGCTTTAAATCACTTAAAGCGTTTGTTAAGTGAGCCAGAATTATTATTAATGGAGGCGTAA
- the lpdA gene encoding dihydrolipoyl dehydrogenase — MVVGDFPIETDTLVIGSGPGGYVAAIRAAQTGQKVTIVEKNVLGGVCLNVGCIPSKALISVGHRFEQAKHSDDMGIIASDVKLDFSKAQAFKDSVVKKLTGGVEGLLKGNKVEIVQGEAYFVDAHSVRIINGESAQTYTFNNVIIATGSRPVEIPTFKFSERVLNSTGALSLQEVPGKLVVIGGGYIGTELGSAYANLGSQVTIIEGGKDILAGFEKQMTQIVKKGLKKKGVEIEVNASAKGVEETENGVVVTYEVGGEEKKVEADYVLVTVGRRPNTDEMGLAEIGIEFGERGLINVDKQCRTNIQNIYAIGDIVAGPQLAHKASYEGKVAAEAIAGEKSVVDYLAVPAVCFTDPEMATVGYNEDQAKTEGIEYTAAKFPFAANGRALALNQSEGFVKLVARKEDGLLIGAQIVGAGASDMIAEMGLAIEGGMTAEDIALTIHAHPTLGEITMEAAEVLLGNPIHIVTKK; from the coding sequence ATGGTAGTAGGAGATTTCCCGATCGAAACAGATACTCTTGTCATTGGTTCAGGTCCTGGAGGATATGTAGCAGCAATTCGTGCAGCTCAAACTGGCCAAAAAGTAACAATCGTTGAAAAAAATGTACTTGGTGGTGTGTGCTTAAACGTAGGCTGTATCCCATCAAAAGCATTAATTTCAGTAGGTCACCGTTTTGAGCAAGCTAAACATTCAGATGACATGGGAATCATCGCTTCTGATGTGAAATTAGACTTCTCAAAAGCACAAGCATTTAAAGACAGCGTTGTTAAAAAATTAACTGGCGGTGTTGAAGGCTTACTTAAAGGTAATAAAGTTGAAATTGTACAAGGTGAAGCTTATTTCGTTGACGCCCATTCAGTGCGTATCATCAATGGTGAATCTGCTCAAACTTACACATTTAACAATGTCATTATTGCAACAGGTTCTCGTCCGGTTGAAATTCCAACATTCAAATTCTCTGAGCGCGTACTAAATTCTACTGGTGCACTTTCTTTACAAGAAGTTCCTGGTAAATTAGTTGTTATCGGTGGAGGTTATATTGGTACAGAGCTAGGATCAGCTTACGCAAACCTTGGCTCTCAAGTAACAATTATTGAAGGCGGAAAAGATATTTTAGCTGGCTTCGAAAAACAAATGACGCAAATCGTGAAAAAAGGCCTTAAAAAGAAAGGCGTTGAAATTGAAGTTAACGCATCTGCAAAAGGCGTTGAAGAAACTGAAAACGGCGTAGTTGTAACATATGAAGTTGGCGGAGAAGAGAAAAAAGTTGAAGCTGATTACGTATTAGTTACTGTAGGTCGTCGTCCAAATACAGATGAAATGGGCCTTGCTGAAATCGGTATTGAATTCGGTGAACGCGGTCTTATTAATGTTGACAAACAATGTCGTACAAATATTCAAAACATCTATGCAATTGGTGATATCGTTGCAGGTCCTCAGCTTGCACATAAAGCATCTTACGAAGGTAAAGTTGCTGCTGAAGCGATTGCTGGTGAAAAATCAGTAGTTGACTATTTAGCTGTTCCTGCTGTATGCTTCACAGATCCAGAAATGGCAACAGTTGGTTACAACGAAGACCAAGCTAAAACGGAAGGCATCGAATACACTGCAGCGAAATTCCCATTCGCAGCAAATGGTCGTGCTCTTGCATTAAACCAATCAGAAGGTTTCGTGAAGCTTGTTGCTCGTAAAGAAGATGGTTTATTAATTGGTGCTCAAATCGTAGGTGCTGGTGCATCTGATATGATCGCTGAAATGGGCTTAGCAATCGAAGGCGGTATGACTGCTGAAGATATCGCATTAACAATTCATGCTCACCCAACATTAGGTGAAATTACTATGGAAGCAGCTGAAGTCCTACTTGGCAACCCAATCCATATTGTTACAAAAAAATAA
- a CDS encoding short-chain dehydrogenase has product MELGLKGKVAIITGSSKGIGYYTAMQLVKEGAKVVLCARGEKQLQVAAGCIKNETGEEVLFVPTDITKEKDCKYLIERTVEHFGGVDILINNAGTASANPFESVSSELWQADLDLKVFGAVHCSKYAVPYMRKAGGGAIVNVTAVMAKTPPASSLPTTVSRAAGLALTKAMSKDLGKDNIRVNSVCIGLIRSDQIEKKWKQEEPEMAWEAYSRKVGQIIPLGRVGDTEEAANVITFLVSDAASYVTGTSVNIDGGSGHAL; this is encoded by the coding sequence ATGGAACTAGGATTAAAGGGAAAAGTCGCTATTATAACAGGCTCAAGTAAGGGTATTGGCTATTATACAGCGATGCAGCTTGTGAAAGAGGGAGCAAAGGTTGTACTGTGCGCGCGTGGCGAAAAACAGCTTCAAGTGGCAGCTGGCTGTATTAAAAATGAAACGGGTGAAGAAGTATTATTCGTACCGACAGATATTACAAAAGAAAAGGATTGTAAATACTTAATTGAGCGTACAGTAGAGCATTTTGGAGGCGTGGATATTCTTATTAATAATGCAGGTACAGCCTCAGCAAATCCATTTGAATCAGTTAGTAGTGAGCTGTGGCAGGCTGATTTAGATTTAAAGGTATTTGGTGCTGTTCATTGTTCAAAATATGCTGTTCCTTATATGCGTAAGGCTGGAGGTGGGGCAATTGTCAATGTAACGGCCGTTATGGCTAAAACGCCACCTGCTAGCTCTCTTCCCACTACTGTAAGTCGAGCTGCTGGACTTGCTTTAACAAAAGCGATGAGTAAAGACTTAGGGAAGGATAATATTCGTGTGAATTCTGTGTGTATAGGGCTAATTCGTAGTGACCAAATCGAAAAAAAATGGAAGCAGGAAGAGCCGGAGATGGCTTGGGAAGCATATTCTCGCAAAGTCGGTCAAATAATTCCGCTTGGTCGAGTAGGGGACACAGAGGAAGCAGCAAATGTCATTACCTTTTTAGTATCAGATGCAGCAAGTTATGTGACTGGTACATCAGTGAATATTGATGGTGGATCTGGACATGCACTATAG
- a CDS encoding CidA/LrgA family protein, with product MKSGEMLNEKFAAWLMKVVRIIVQIGILNIYYYMGVGIVTLLHVPLPGSVIGLLLLALSLQFRIIKVEYIQDGAGFLIGILTLFFIPATVGVIDYPELMSTTGLLIILAVVASTLISIYITGLFTQMIEKKESVKKETEAVLEEGEGKLTVD from the coding sequence GTGAAAAGTGGCGAAATGTTGAACGAAAAATTTGCTGCATGGTTAATGAAAGTTGTACGGATTATTGTCCAAATTGGGATACTCAATATTTATTACTACATGGGCGTGGGCATTGTGACTTTATTGCATGTACCTCTTCCAGGAAGCGTTATCGGTCTACTCTTATTAGCGCTATCACTTCAATTTAGAATAATTAAAGTAGAATATATTCAAGATGGAGCGGGCTTTTTAATCGGTATTTTAACCTTATTTTTCATTCCTGCAACAGTAGGAGTGATTGACTATCCAGAGCTTATGTCAACGACGGGATTGCTAATTATTTTGGCTGTTGTAGCTAGTACATTAATTTCTATTTATATCACTGGATTATTTACTCAAATGATTGAGAAGAAAGAGTCGGTGAAAAAAGAAACAGAGGCTGTTCTTGAAGAAGGAGAGGGGAAATTAACTGTTGATTGA
- a CDS encoding SAM-dependent methyltransferase: MNSWDQRFQSIEYVYGEQPNTFIKDYVHFLTEYPHVAAYAEGEGRNAVFLATEGHTVTTFDFAQSGLNKTEELAKKHDVIVHTKLTDLLKDDLPVEAYDAAIMVFGHFSVVHQQTVFQKVINSVKSGGRIMMELYSIYQLPYASGGPKQLDYLYDPLHVLTWCQPYKIIHFFTGEQIRNEGTLHTGLAHTIQLIIEKNKKES; this comes from the coding sequence ATGAATTCATGGGATCAACGATTTCAATCAATAGAATACGTTTATGGTGAGCAGCCAAATACTTTTATCAAAGATTATGTACATTTTTTAACAGAATATCCCCATGTTGCAGCTTATGCAGAGGGTGAGGGACGCAATGCTGTCTTCCTAGCAACTGAAGGGCATACGGTCACTACTTTTGATTTTGCCCAAAGCGGACTAAACAAAACAGAAGAGCTTGCCAAAAAACATGATGTGATTGTACATACAAAATTGACTGATTTACTAAAGGACGATTTACCAGTTGAAGCCTACGATGCTGCGATTATGGTGTTTGGTCATTTCTCTGTTGTACATCAGCAGACAGTTTTTCAAAAGGTTATTAATTCAGTAAAATCTGGTGGACGAATCATGATGGAGTTATACTCGATTTATCAGCTTCCATACGCATCAGGTGGCCCAAAGCAACTAGATTATTTATATGATCCTCTACATGTACTAACCTGGTGTCAACCTTATAAAATTATCCATTTTTTTACAGGTGAACAAATAAGAAATGAAGGTACTTTACACACTGGTCTTGCCCATACTATTCAGTTGATTATTGAAAAGAACAAAAAAGAGTCTTAA
- a CDS encoding arginine decarboxylase has protein sequence MSQLETPLFDVLLKHRNRHPIQFHIPGHKKGQGMDPAFREFVGDNVLSIDLINIAPLDDLHSPKGAIKEAQALAAEAFGADHTFFSVQGTSGAIMTMILTVVGPGDKILVPRNVHKSIMSAIVFAGAIPIFIHPEVDSEYGISHGISPEAVEKALKAYPDTKAVLVINPTYYGFTADLKRIVEIAHGQNIPVVVDEAHGVHIKFHDELPYSAMEAGADMAATSVHKLGGSMTQTSILNVREGLVSAKRVQAVFSMLTTTSTSYPLLASLDTARRQLAIHGVDLIDDALRLAKDARKRINQIPHLKCAGKEKLHSSATYDMDPLKLLISVKDLGISGHRAEEWLRYNANIEVELSDLYNILCLVTLGDTKKEINLLINALNRMSKAFDSEAAITEAVVNVPEIPALAMSPRDAFYADTEVVPLAEADNCICAEFIMVYPPGIPIFIPGEIITQENIRYIQMNIEAGLPVQGPEDSTLKTIRVIKERKPII, from the coding sequence TTGTCACAATTAGAGACTCCTTTGTTCGACGTATTACTTAAACATCGGAACAGACATCCGATTCAGTTCCATATTCCAGGCCATAAGAAAGGTCAAGGTATGGATCCAGCCTTCCGAGAATTCGTCGGCGACAACGTTTTATCAATTGATTTAATTAATATTGCTCCACTAGACGATTTACATTCACCAAAAGGCGCCATTAAAGAAGCGCAAGCACTTGCTGCCGAGGCCTTTGGTGCTGATCATACATTCTTTTCCGTTCAAGGTACTAGTGGCGCCATCATGACGATGATTCTGACCGTCGTCGGTCCAGGTGATAAGATTCTAGTGCCACGGAATGTTCATAAATCAATTATGTCAGCGATTGTTTTCGCTGGTGCAATTCCGATTTTTATTCATCCTGAAGTGGACAGTGAATATGGTATTTCGCACGGAATATCACCTGAAGCTGTCGAAAAGGCTTTAAAGGCTTATCCAGACACAAAAGCAGTTCTTGTTATTAACCCAACTTATTATGGCTTTACAGCTGATTTAAAACGTATTGTCGAAATTGCGCATGGTCAAAATATTCCAGTAGTTGTTGATGAAGCCCATGGCGTACACATTAAATTTCATGATGAGCTTCCATATTCAGCGATGGAGGCAGGAGCCGATATGGCTGCTACGAGCGTACATAAGCTAGGTGGCTCCATGACACAAACATCGATCTTAAACGTACGTGAAGGACTTGTATCAGCAAAACGTGTACAAGCTGTCTTTTCAATGCTGACAACAACATCGACATCTTATCCATTGCTGGCATCGCTTGATACAGCTCGACGTCAGCTAGCAATTCATGGCGTTGATTTAATCGATGATGCTCTTCGCTTGGCAAAGGATGCTCGTAAACGTATTAATCAGATCCCGCATTTAAAATGTGCTGGAAAGGAAAAATTGCATTCATCTGCAACCTATGATATGGATCCTTTAAAGCTTCTAATTAGTGTAAAAGATTTGGGTATTTCTGGGCATCGAGCTGAGGAATGGTTACGTTATAATGCGAATATAGAGGTAGAACTTTCTGATCTTTACAATATTCTATGTTTAGTAACTTTGGGAGATACGAAAAAGGAGATAAATCTTCTTATTAACGCACTTAATCGTATGTCCAAAGCATTTGATTCAGAAGCTGCAATCACTGAAGCAGTGGTTAATGTTCCAGAAATTCCAGCTCTTGCTATGTCACCACGTGATGCATTTTATGCAGATACTGAGGTTGTTCCATTGGCAGAGGCAGATAACTGTATTTGTGCAGAATTTATTATGGTATACCCTCCTGGAATTCCAATTTTTATTCCCGGGGAAATAATTACGCAAGAAAATATTCGTTATATTCAAATGAATATTGAAGCAGGTTTACCAGTACAAGGACCTGAAGATTCAACATTGAAAACAATTCGTGTTATTAAAGAACGCAAGCCAATTATTTAA
- a CDS encoding 2-nitropropane dioxygenase has translation MNWNTRVTELLNVKYPIIQGGLAYLAYADLAAAVSNAGGLGQITAMSLRDPDLLRAEIQKVRTLTDKPFGVNFAIGMYGTGYEDMVRVAVEEKVPVVTMTGGNPAPIFDILAGTDIKKLVLVAARRQAQKAEQLGADAVMVVGQEGGGHLGRDDVGTMVLVPQVVDSVNIPVIASGGIGDGRGWMAAQALGAEGIEMGTRFIATKECIDASEAYKEALLASSEADTTIIKRSIGAPARALRNDFTAKILEIEEKTPTYEALKDFISGAANKRFIYDGVEDQGFGWAGQVTGMIHDIPTVEELINRMVAEAESIRVKWGQ, from the coding sequence ATGAATTGGAATACACGTGTGACAGAACTTTTAAATGTGAAATACCCAATTATTCAAGGGGGTTTAGCCTATTTAGCATATGCTGATTTGGCAGCTGCAGTGTCGAATGCTGGAGGACTCGGGCAAATAACGGCTATGAGTTTACGTGATCCTGACTTATTGCGCGCAGAAATTCAGAAAGTACGAACATTAACAGATAAACCGTTTGGTGTAAACTTTGCCATTGGCATGTATGGCACTGGCTATGAGGATATGGTACGTGTGGCAGTGGAAGAAAAAGTACCTGTAGTAACAATGACTGGAGGGAATCCTGCACCTATTTTTGATATTTTGGCAGGAACCGACATTAAAAAGTTAGTGCTTGTAGCCGCACGTAGACAAGCTCAAAAAGCAGAACAACTTGGAGCAGATGCTGTGATGGTTGTTGGACAAGAGGGAGGTGGTCATCTTGGACGTGATGATGTCGGCACAATGGTGCTTGTTCCGCAAGTTGTTGACAGTGTAAATATACCGGTGATTGCTTCTGGTGGTATAGGTGATGGTCGAGGTTGGATGGCAGCGCAGGCACTTGGAGCGGAGGGTATTGAAATGGGTACACGCTTTATTGCGACTAAAGAGTGCATAGATGCATCAGAAGCTTATAAAGAGGCGTTACTGGCAAGCAGTGAGGCTGATACAACAATTATTAAACGTTCTATTGGTGCACCAGCTCGAGCATTACGCAATGATTTTACAGCGAAAATTTTAGAAATCGAGGAGAAAACACCGACATATGAAGCTTTAAAAGATTTCATTAGTGGCGCTGCCAATAAACGTTTTATTTATGATGGTGTGGAAGATCAAGGGTTTGGCTGGGCTGGTCAAGTAACAGGAATGATTCATGATATTCCAACAGTTGAGGAGCTTATCAATCGTATGGTTGCAGAAGCTGAAAGTATCCGAGTAAAATGGGGACAATAA
- a CDS encoding DUF1054 domain-containing protein, translated as MPKIKWTNKDFNVFHIDGLEQRMDALNTSVRPKFQLLGEDFSAFFSSHLGEEFYPHVAKHARRTVNPPNDSWVAFAPYKRGYKSLPHFQIGLWSTHLFIVLAIIYEAPEKNVMAQRLMANKSLLEQLPEDFIVSGDHMSPAATPMQVAKEDKVDDLLLRLRDVKKGEFLVGRHIPREQASKLSASQLHQITEETFSYLLPIYNVIIGK; from the coding sequence TTGCCAAAAATAAAGTGGACGAATAAAGACTTTAATGTTTTTCATATAGACGGTTTAGAGCAGAGAATGGATGCATTAAATACTTCTGTACGACCAAAATTTCAACTGCTAGGAGAAGATTTTTCTGCTTTCTTTTCCAGTCATCTTGGAGAAGAATTTTATCCTCATGTTGCAAAACACGCACGAAGAACTGTGAATCCTCCAAATGATAGCTGGGTTGCCTTTGCTCCGTACAAAAGAGGTTATAAATCCTTACCTCACTTTCAGATTGGTCTTTGGAGCACACATTTATTCATCGTCCTAGCTATTATTTACGAAGCTCCTGAAAAAAATGTGATGGCTCAGCGTTTAATGGCTAATAAATCATTACTAGAACAACTTCCTGAAGACTTTATTGTGTCTGGAGATCATATGTCTCCAGCAGCTACTCCAATGCAAGTGGCAAAGGAGGACAAGGTAGATGATTTACTCCTTCGTTTACGTGATGTTAAAAAAGGCGAATTTTTAGTAGGCCGGCATATTCCAAGAGAGCAGGCAAGTAAGCTGTCCGCTAGTCAACTCCATCAAATAACAGAAGAAACTTTCAGTTATTTGCTTCCAATTTATAACGTCATTATTGGAAAATAA
- a CDS encoding inositol monophosphatase, with the protein MDMQQLDQFAKNIIFEAGSRIRQAFSYNLVIETKSGANDLVTNIDRDTELFFIEKIKAFDPSHKILGEEGMGEKVESLDGVVWIIDPIDGTMNFVKQHRHFMISIGIFINGIGKLGYIFDVMREDLFYAIAGEGAWYNESPLRKLPSVKIEESIIGINAHWVAPNRHIHHEKVIDMVRKVRGTRSYGSAAMEIAFVVSGKLDAYVSMRLSPWDIAGGTIIAQEVGAVATNLHGEGFDFLHQDTFIIANPSIHKELLETYIVPYEK; encoded by the coding sequence ATGGACATGCAACAATTGGATCAATTTGCGAAAAATATTATCTTTGAAGCGGGCAGCCGCATTAGACAAGCCTTTTCGTATAATTTGGTCATCGAAACAAAATCAGGTGCCAATGACCTTGTGACAAATATTGATCGTGATACAGAATTATTCTTTATTGAAAAAATAAAAGCTTTTGATCCATCTCACAAAATTTTAGGGGAAGAGGGAATGGGAGAAAAAGTAGAATCCTTAGATGGCGTTGTGTGGATTATTGATCCTATTGATGGCACGATGAATTTTGTTAAACAACACCGCCATTTTATGATTTCCATTGGTATATTCATTAATGGAATCGGAAAGCTTGGTTACATATTTGACGTGATGCGTGAAGACTTATTTTATGCAATAGCTGGAGAAGGCGCTTGGTACAATGAGTCTCCTTTACGAAAACTACCGTCAGTAAAAATAGAAGAATCTATCATTGGGATTAATGCACACTGGGTTGCACCGAATCGGCATATTCATCATGAAAAAGTTATTGATATGGTCCGTAAAGTACGAGGTACACGATCATATGGTTCGGCAGCTATGGAAATAGCGTTTGTAGTGAGTGGTAAGCTAGATGCTTATGTTTCTATGCGTTTATCGCCATGGGATATTGCAGGGGGTACCATTATCGCACAAGAAGTTGGCGCTGTTGCCACAAATTTACACGGTGAAGGCTTTGATTTCCTGCATCAGGATACATTTATTATTGCAAATCCTTCCATACACAAAGAATTATTAGAAACATATATTGTGCCTTATGAAAAATAA